The Nocardia bhagyanarayanae region CCCTCGACGGAGGAGATGTTGACGATGGAACCGCCGCCCGCCTCGATCATCGCCGGGGTCGCGGCTTGCATACCGAGGAAGGTGCCGGTCAGGTTGATGTCGACGATGCGCTGCCATTCCTCGAGCGCGAAATCGACCAGCAGGTTCCCGTTGACGATCCCGGCGTTGTTCACCAGCACGTTCAGCGCGCCGAACCGCCGCACGGCCTCTTCGGCGGCGGCCTGCCAGTCCTGCTTCTGCCGGACGTCGAGGTGCACGTAGACGGCGTGGTCGCCGAGTTCCTCGGCCAGCGCCTTGCCCTCGTCGTCGAGAATGTCGCCGAGTACAACGCGCGCGTCCTCGGCCACGAATTTCCTGGCGTGCGCGGCGCCCATACCGCGCGCTCCGCCGCTGATCAAGGCCACCTTGCCGGTGAGTCGCCCCATTGCGATACCTCCGTCCGTCGCGGAACAGTCGTCGGCGGAAGCCGACGTGAACACGTTACATAACTCCGGGGCGGTTGCGACCCGAAGACTGGGCGGCACAGCGAAGAAGGCTCATGACCGTATGGCATCATCGAATAGAACGTGTTCCAGTAAAGACTGGAGGAGGCCGACGATGCCGAACCGGTTACGACGCTTGATCCGGCGGGCGGGTGTCCCGGACATCGCCGAGGTGCCGGGCGGCCGACTGGTCGACCTGCCCGGCCGGGGACGCACCTACGTGGTCGACATACCGGGGCCCGAAGGAGCTCCCACACTCATCCTGCTGCACGGCACCGCGAGCACCGCCTGCCTCACCTGGTTCCCGGCGCTGGAAGCGCTCGCCCAGCGGTACCGGGTCATCCTGTTCGACCAGCGCTGGCACGGCCGCGGCATCCGATCTCCGCGCTTCTCGGTGGACGACTGCGCCGACGACGTCATCGCGGTCGCCGACGCGATGGGAGTCGAACGCCCGATCTGCGCGGGTTATTCGCTCGGCGGAGTGGTGACGCTGACGGCCGCGCACCGGCACCCCGACCGTGTCGGCGGGCTGGTGCTGTGCGCGACGCCGTACCGCTTCCGGGAGAAGTGGCGCGAGCAGGCGTTCCATCAGGTGTTCGGCGCGTTCGCCGACGCCATCGGTCCGTATTCGCTGCGGCGCATCGAGAAATTCGCGAGCACACTGTCCGAGCTGCCGGAACATACATGGCCGGCGGGCGGCTTCGAGAAGTGGGCGCTCGGTGAATTCCGCAGTACGAGCGGGTGGGCGCTGGCCCAGGTCATCGCGGAGGTCGGGCGCTTCGACGCGTCCATGTGGCTGCACATGATCGAGGCGCCGACGGCGGTGGTCATCACGACCCGCGACCGGGCGATTCCGGTGTATCGGCAGCTGGAGATGGCGACGATGATCCCCGAGGCGACCATTCACCTGGCCGGCGTGGGACACGCGGGCTGCGTTTTCGGCGCGGAGCGTTTCGTTCCCGCACTGCTCGACGGCTGCGCGTCGGTCACCGGGCAGACGTAGCGAAATCCGCCGCGGTCGACCCTGTTCGGCGCCGGTGGCGAACAGGGCGGCGCGAATCACCCCGCTTCGTGTGCCGCGGAACGCAATTCGTCGATGATGCCCGGCACCGCATCGGCCATCGCGGCGAGATCGGGGACGAGCTCCTTGCAGGCGATGAACCCGAAA contains the following coding sequences:
- a CDS encoding glucose 1-dehydrogenase, with the protein product MGRLTGKVALISGGARGMGAAHARKFVAEDARVVLGDILDDEGKALAEELGDHAVYVHLDVRQKQDWQAAAEEAVRRFGALNVLVNNAGIVNGNLLVDFALEEWQRIVDINLTGTFLGMQAATPAMIEAGGGSIVNISSVEGMRGSPGLHGYTATKFAVRGLTKSTALELAQYGIRVNSVHPGLISTPMTEGIPADFLQIPLGRAADPAEVSNLVTYLASDESSYSTGAEFVIDGGLTVGVPHKTF
- a CDS encoding alpha/beta fold hydrolase, producing MPNRLRRLIRRAGVPDIAEVPGGRLVDLPGRGRTYVVDIPGPEGAPTLILLHGTASTACLTWFPALEALAQRYRVILFDQRWHGRGIRSPRFSVDDCADDVIAVADAMGVERPICAGYSLGGVVTLTAAHRHPDRVGGLVLCATPYRFREKWREQAFHQVFGAFADAIGPYSLRRIEKFASTLSELPEHTWPAGGFEKWALGEFRSTSGWALAQVIAEVGRFDASMWLHMIEAPTAVVITTRDRAIPVYRQLEMATMIPEATIHLAGVGHAGCVFGAERFVPALLDGCASVTGQT